Proteins found in one Sphaeramia orbicularis chromosome 8, fSphaOr1.1, whole genome shotgun sequence genomic segment:
- the rpl27 gene encoding large ribosomal subunit protein eL27, protein MGKFMKPGKVVMVLAGRYAGRKAVIVKNIDDGTADRPYSHALVAGIDRYPRKVTTTMGKKKIAKRSKIKAFVKVFNYNHLMPTRYSVDIPLDKTVVNKDVFRDPALKRKARREAKVKFEERYKTGKNKWFFQKLRF, encoded by the exons ATGGGCAAGTTCATGAAGCCTGGGAAGGTGGTGATGGTCCTTGCTGGACGCTACGCAGGGCGCAAAGCTGTCATCGTTAAG AATATTGATGATGGCACAGCCGATCGCCCTTACAGCCACGCTCTGGTCGCAGGCATCGACCGCTACCCCCGCAAGGTGACCACGACCATGGGCAAGAAGAAGATTGCCAAGAGGTCCAAAATCAAGGCCTTTGTCAAGGTGTTCAACTACAACCACCTCATGCCCACCAG ATACTCTGTGGATATTCCTCTGGACAAAACTGTTGTCAATAAGGACGTCTTCAGGGATCCTGCTCTCAAACGCAAAGCCAGGCGGGAGGCCAAGGTCAAGTTTGAGGAGAG ATACAAGACGGGCAAGAACAAGTGGTTCTTCCAGAAGCTCAGATTCTAA